A genomic window from Silene latifolia isolate original U9 population chromosome 11, ASM4854445v1, whole genome shotgun sequence includes:
- the LOC141610904 gene encoding pyridoxal 5'-phosphate synthase-like subunit PDX1.2 — MADDGVVVLYDTTIITTDPNNKNPTTTQTPFSIKVGLTQVLRSGAIIEVSNQEQAKIAERAGACCVLISGVNNAGSRMPDPTLIKDIKRVVSIPVIAKCRVGHFVEAQILESIGCDYVDESESLMIADEDHFINKHNLRLPFVCGARDLGEALRRIREGAAMVRVQGEINGTGDVSKTVGSLRRIMGSLRMLNNMDDDEVFSFAKTIGAPYDLVAQTKQMGRLPVAHFASGGVVTPADAALMMQLGCDGVFVGLEVFNGRNPGKRVRAIVEAVRNYNDPAVLAEVCSGLSDAAVSDDHRVVEV, encoded by the coding sequence ATGGCGGACGACGGCGTAGTAGTCTTATACGACACCACCATCATCACAACCGACCCTAACAACAAAAACCCAACCACAACCCAAACCCCATTCTCAATCAAAGTCGGTTTAACCCAAGTCCTACGTAGCGGTGCGATCATCGAAGTTTCAAACCAAGAACAAGCCAAGATCGCCGAGCGTGCTGGCGCGTGCTGTGTTTTAATCTCCGGGGTTAACAATGCTGGTTCTAGAATGCCCGACCCAACTTTAATCAAGGACATAAAACGCGTCGTTTCGATCCCGGTCATCGCAAAATGCCGCGTTGGGCATTTCGTAGAAGCGCAGATACTCGAGTCAATTGGGTGTGATTACGTGGACGAGAGTGAGAGTCTTATGATTGCTGACGAGGATCATTTCATTAATAAACACAATTTAAGGCTGCCATTCGTGTGCGGGGCACGTGACTTGGGTGAGGCGTTGAGGAGGATAAGGGAAGGTGCAGCAATGGTGAGGGTACAAGGGGAAATAAACGGGACTGGGGACGTGTCGAAAACGGTTGGTAGTTTACGGAGGATAATGGGGTCTTTGAGGATGTTGAataacatggatgatgatgaggTGTTTAGTTTTGCTAAAACAATTGGTGCACCGTATGATTTGGTGGCACAAACTAAGCAAATGGGCCGTCTTCCGGTGGCCCATTTTGCATCGGGCGGGGTTGTGACCCCGGCCGATGCTGCATTGATGATGCAATTGGGTTGTGATGGGGTGTTTGTTGGGTTAGAGGTGTTTAATGGGCGGAATCCGGGTAAACGGGTTAGGGCTATTGTTGAGGCTGTGAGGAATTATAATGATCCTGCTGTGTTAGCTGAGGTTTGTTCTGGGTTGAGTGATGCTGCTGTCAGTGATGATCATAGGGTTGTTGAAGTTTGA